tatattcaactTGCATATGCTTCCTCTTTTGCAAACCACTCCCTCTTTCCCTTGAGCAGATTGAGATTACAGGCAAAACTGGCTACCTGGTTTTCCTTCTTTCCCTTTTGGGTACTACTATTTAGATGAACTGCTGATTCATACATTATCTCCTACTAAAACCCCTTCTTATTTTCCTGGCTTTTTTTTTATCTATGAAACCCCTTCCTTATTTTGGATATGTGTCTTCTTGCTTCTGCATATGTCCTTTATTCTGAAAATCTAGAACTAAGTTTACAAGTTCATCCATATATGCTCTTCTCTGATCCCACAGCCTGAAACCTTgctgttttctttttccttgtatAGTTAACCTTAGTGATATATAAGAGCCTTTTTTTTTCTAGTCCATGGAGTTGGGACATGATCAAATGGGTCCTTGTTTGTTTCTCCTCAAAAACCCAGTGTCATGGGTTGTTGTTCTTGCCCCACTGGTAACATCTGCTAGTTTTTTGATCTTTGGGTCCTTATCCATCTTCTTCACATCTACAGTCTTGATCTTGTCAACTGTTGTCTTCATATTATCTAAGAGTAAACTGAAGTTGGTGGTGGAATCAGTAGAAGATATTCATAAATCTGTTGAGGAAAGCTCACCTCAAATACAGCCTGAAGGTGAACTTAATAAGCAAAACTCAGAAGATCAGGAAGGTGCTTCATATGATCATCAGATCCATGACTGCATAGCCAAATCACCAGATGTCCTGTCTGAAAACGAATGCGTTAATGATGATCAGTTGTCAACCACTGAAGATTCCGAAGTGGACTGGTCGTTCCGGGATAACAGGGATGGAACCCCAGATTGGTCGGACGACGAGGATAGTCTCATTGAAATCTCCCTTCCAGGAGGACAATACCAGCCAAACAATAAGTATGGTAGTATGCAGCAGAAATTGCCGGAATTCATGCCGGAATCTATTTTCCAGCAACGGAGTTTAATGGAGCTTTTAGCAGAGTTGAACGACATGAATGAGGAGGAAAACCTGATAGAGATTGACATATCCATGGGCTCCATCAAGTATTCAAGGTTTGAGATTGAAGCCTAATTAAGATTACATTTCTATTTACCAAATGTTCcaagtttctttttcttttttttttttcttttttgatccaTATGGATTTGGTGTAACTTTTACAAGTTTAGCAATCTAATATCCCAGCAATATTCTATGCTGCCATGTCATgtgctaatatatatatagtgataTTAATTTCATGTGCTAATATTATTCAGAACTTTGGATACCCTCCCATAAAGAACTTGTGGTACTGCATCACCCTTAATGCTCATTAAAGTAATCAAAAGTAGACAGTTTGATGGAGCTTCCACTTGCACattcttttccttaatttttttctGGACATCTATTTATCATCATCTGATCTGATCTTTGATCTTAAATCCCTGGAGACAAGTCAGCTGAAATAATGCAATCATTGGTCAGTACAGTGTCAAACTCAAACATTGTTTGGATTGATTATGAAAAAGGCTATTTATAATATATCTGAAGTTGctttatatatgtgtgtttagTTTTGATATGTTAACATTAATTAAATGAAGCCAGAAATGGCTTTGAGAGGCTTAACTGTATGTGCTTGTTGATATAATTGTAGCTAGCTCTAGGTAGTGCCTGCTATGCTCTTGGACTTTggtatataattatacaattgTTTTCATTATGGATATGCATATTTTATATCAAGTATAGACTCTAATTTTTTGAGAAAGTATGGTATGTAACTGCGATTCCATATTATCTCTATCATTTTTCAATAGAAAAATGACAAATAAGATTTTTTTACCTAAtatttagcatttttagttgaatttgaattttttcaggaggaaaaacttgaaaatcaaGATAGGGATAAGATGAGATCACAGTTTCATATAATCCATTCTCCTAATTCCTCATAAGCGCAATTACGGTTAATAGtaattgttaagtttttttttctttttctttttgggctAAGATTTgtgttaagtgtttttttttatctCTCTCGGGTAGTAgtatttgtatatttatatgatatgagtAATGTTCATCAACATGACATATGGGGTATGCTTCATGTATATAGACACGTATCCTACTCTAGATTTAACACGTGTTTATACAGTTTTATGCACGTGTAACCTTGCAGGAGAACAAACTTGACCTGCAAGCTCATCCCGTGAGCTCGAGTTTTAGGTTGGTGACGGTAATTATCCTAACAGTTTTCTATGACATTCTTTTCTATTTTATACatagttattttaaaaaaatccacaCATTCATATCACTTTATTAATTTgtgggaataaaaagaaaagattaaaatgGGGGAAATTAATAAAGCAAGCATGGTGGAGACAGTGTGGAATAATAGAAGCCATTTTAAGTCCTGCATCTGGTAAAACTTGTTGAAAGTAGGCAATTTTGAATTTAGATTTCGTGTATGTAATTTTGAAgtgaaaacataaaattttgaacGGAGATGACTTTAaacattaaagttttttttaactgAGGTAACTTTGAGTAacttaattgttttttaaaagttaaaatatgttgttgATCCCTGTGGTTTGAGAAATTTAGTCATTaacttaaaaacttaaaaattaagttgtcctatttttttatttaaaaatctcagTCCAACCATTAAAATCATAAGTGTTTTCtgtcaaaatttgtcaacttgaaattttggttagactGTCCACATATGACGTGGCATatgattattaaaaaataaatatattaaattgataaattttgatagaAACTACTAATAACGGTAATGATTGGGCTaggaattttaaattaaaataagcaagagttgaatttttaactttttaaaatatatggattaaatctcaaattctatacAAATACAAAGACTAATAGCACATTTTAACCTTTGTTAAATTTCTGTCCTCTTCTCACatcacatttttttttataaggatTTTTTGTTTTTGGGAAGGAATTTTTTATAAGCATTGTTAATGTTCAACCTTGCAATTGTTTACAAATTTAACAGTTTTCTTCAAAATGAATTATACAAGGATTACAATGGAGGGTCGCGAGAAAGGATAaagcttaaaaaaaatttagggagtgaaaaagaattttaaaatttttaagagggctaaagctaaaaattttattctaaaagGGCTTAGATTATATAATTAAGTTTTGAGTagggataaaattataaataaattcccatttattcaaatgattaaaggacttaaaattaattattaatacttGAGAGGAGTACTAATGATATTTTCCCATTTTGACCAAAGGGGACCAAGGCTTGGCCCCTAGCTTTGTCTCGAGAGGCAAGAACAAATATTGCCAAATCTACCACCATTCTATGGTTTACCGACTCCGCAATGTCCCCCGTTCCACTCTGTACTCCACTATAGATGTTAAAACTCAAATATCACTACCACATCTATGTATGTTGGATTTATTTATAATCGTCTCACTCCAcctaatttgatatttattagttATCTAATAATTTTAATGTACATTTGACATATAAAACAGAAGAATAATTTATCCATATCACATTTAAATAGTTTAATGCTTGTTGTATAagggaaaggattgtatgaaacagtgacgccacGTCATTTGTATcccttttcaataattttatgccacatcagtattcttatcctgaaaaaaatcaaatccaaattaaaatactgaaattcaggataagaatactgatgtggcataaaactattggaaagggatactGATGACGTGGCGTCACTATTTCATGCAATCCTTTCTCGTTGTGTAATGTATAATTATATCTTCATCTATacaaggataaaataataattttaaaatattgaggaGGCACAAGAAAGTACTAGAATTGCTTCATACCTATCTttgaaaaaaaggtaaattaaaccattagtcactaaactatgggtAAGTTTCTATTTTGGCCACTTAActtaaaaagttacaatttgtcactaaattattttaaaattttcatttgagtcactaaactattcaaaatatgtatttaaatcactgaattgttaagttttttttaggaaaaaattcCGTTAGAAAGCTCCAAGCAACAACTTGATGATCGGTACGGTGGATCAGTACCTATCGACTAGCAGAAAAACATACATTAGATTCAAGTTGATCTAATGGTCAATGTTAGAGATCAGAgaaaaagttgtttgaattttggtccTTAGATTCGTGAcgtccaaagttgtttcatgaaaaacaaCTAAGCTATATAAGAGGAGAAAAAGAGCTTTCAATTAGTATAAACAATGCAAGCAGAGAAAGCcatataacaataattttaacagcgtagtgatttaaattaaaacttttaaatagtttaatgacaaaattttaacttttttaattaagtgacaaAAAACGAAACTTATtcataatttagtgattaatgatatagtttagtaaaaaaaaaagccTACCAGCCTCTAccattaaaaaatatacatacatcTTCATTCGGAACAGATTGGTTCAAGTTTTATTAGACGATTCAAATTTTGACATCCCAGGTACAAGACTAATGCTACATTTAATTATTAGTGTAATTACATGAggaaaaaacttatttaacacatatatatattttaaaatagttaAGACTTAAAATAAGGATTGattagtacaaatttaaacatgccataaaaatataattaaaaattcatgtaaaaaaaaactttttcaaaataagtaaaaagtttTCCTTCTCCAACAACAACTCATGTAAGTgactaaaaatcatcaataataattaattcataaCTAACCAGTAAATAAAACATGTTGTAAAAATAATGCTCCAAACAAATgtagtataaattattttaataataaaaaacactAATTTGCTGTTGAAACTGATTAGATAATTTAACCTTTTGAAAGGTCCTTTTgctatttactttttttaatgaaaagattaaaaggaattaaaaataaaatgaagtaaaaagtaaattaaagttaaaaaatgaaGCCGCAATTTTTGTAAATACAAAAGCGAAATTGAGACGAGAGAAATCATATCAATAGAGTCTAAACATCGGTCTTAAAAATGTTAATAAAGAGTTTTAATTATTACCTTTTTATGTTgtcaataattttaattattcttcAAAAAATCTTTAGTTTGACAGTTGCTCCAATTCGATGTTCCATCACAAATTGGAACTAAACAGTTTACCAAACAAATTATAAGATGAGAGTAAGGCAAGAGGAGAAATCAACATGTTATATTAGTAAGTGTGATTGAGATTCTCCAATTTTAATTTGTAGAGTTCCACTTAATGAATGATTTATAACGGATctgaaattttattgaataaaatttaatttacctCTACACCATACATGAATCAATTACAATCCTAATAAATATGTCCAATTATTACAATCATTCACTCTAAAATAATCTCAAATACAAATCATAAAACTCTTCAAATAAATCCTAATAAAATAGTGCAAAAATAGAAAGCAAATAATTAGTTAAATGCACTCCGCACGAACGCCCAACATGTAAGGCAATGTTTCCTATTTATAGCTCTCTTCAAGTCCTTGTCATCCATCCTTTAGATAAGATTAATcatcaatttaaatattaattctaTCTTCATAAGttattttgtataatattttttaaaaaaaaaactctttataAAACAActtttcatcatcttcaaaatTCTCTCACGAGACAAAGGAAAAGATAAGGATAAGGTTCAATTAAAAACCACAGATGAtttgtaaataaattatacaagtaaaaaaaaataccaataaaGTCACTATACTCTGACTATTTTAActttatgattttaattaaaaccattttttatatcaatttatttgTAAATATCATAGTGTGAGCATACCAGGTATGGCTGGAAGGATGATGTATAGAGAAAGGAGACAAACAATTCTTGGGATCCACTTAGCCCATTACCCGCTTCTCGGACATTAATTGTACATATGGGCTTAATTATTAACCTTAAAACCACAGATTAGTGCCCGCTTGGCCATCACATATTTGCGTAATTAAGGAATAAGACGGCATCCAACATCTTATTCAAGATTTAAATCCATTGTCTaaagaagaaatgaaaataatGCCATCGTGCTCATGAAAATAAACActaataaattacattaatactcaTACAACTAttgaaaaagttataaaaatagttattcaattacatatatttatcacctaattataaaaaattataaaataattatttaattacttaattttatcttttttatcacTAGATAATTAACGTaaaataaaacaccaaaaattttaaaataattgagtgataaaaagataaacttaaaaacaattgaatgatactttttaactttttatagttaaaaagacaaaaaaaaatataattaaataactattttataatttttggttaaatattataatttacccTCACATAAAAAATTGCCCAGAAAAAAGGAAGTTTCCAGCTCTGCTATCATGCAAATACAACATCAAAGGTTCGTAATCTGCCACGTATGCCTGAAGGATGATGTATATAGCTCCATTAAGCCTAAGTTAGCCAGCAGCCGCCGCATGTAGATACTTCTACTTTCTTAGTTCTCGTCTCGTGCTACGAGAAAAGCAAAAACCCACTTTTTTTCAGTTCACCACCACGTGTATCATTTTGAGCCGTCCGATCCATGGACCGAAACGTAATCCAACGAAGTAAATTATACCTTCCTAGTCCACTCTTATCCATAAGTAACGGTTCATATCCAACCACGTGTAATCCCCGATGGATAATTACCCCCTTCTATCCAACGGGCCATAACGATCCCCCTCCCCTCTCTCTGCATCCTACTCTCCCTTCCCCTTTTCTCGAAATCCCCTCTTGCTTCCGACCAACAGCCACCGGTGAAATCCCTATCTTGCCATACCCAAACCCCCTATTTACCCTCTAATTTTATAGAAAAGTTGTCTGGGGTTTTCTTCGTATTTTGATGGCGGATTCGGACGATGAGTCGGGGGAACAGAACAACAACGGCGGAAACGCCCACAGCGAAGCGTCGGGCCGTGAGCAAGACAGGTTTTTACCCATTGCGAACGTAAGCAGAATCATGAAAAAGGCGTTACCGCCTAACGCTAAGATATCCAAAGACGCTAAAGAAACGGTCCAGGAATGCGTTTCCGAGTTCATCAGTTTCATCACCGGTGAAGCTTCCGATAAGTGTCAACGTGAAAAGCGGAAGACCATTAACGGCGATGATTTGCTCTGGGCCATGATGACACTAGGATTCGAAGAGTACGTAGAGCCCTTGAAGATTTATTTGCTCAAGTATAGGGAGATGGAAGGCGAGAAGAGCAGTATGGGAAGGGGAGAAAAAGATGGAGCTAGTGGTGGCTCTTCCGGAGGGGCAAGTGGTGGTGGCGGCGGCGGAGGGAGTGTTGGTGGAGGTGGagtttgttgaatattggcaatatcccacattaggaaaagatagaaatggaggggtttggtttgttatatatagaacccctccccctttggttgtatcatcccaaaatcttctcctttgtaatatttctagaggaaatattaatttggtagtgtccgaggacgtaagctaaattggccgaacctcgttaaaactctggtattttatttcttatttgtttgcttttatttaatagctttatgttggttatatttatttagttattattgctataaatatctaagtgagttctgtctagttgttgggttttaagcgggaccattgtgacccctccaatttaactgggaattttcttagtataattgttggcataataattatctaaatatttctgataatattgttattaatattatcgtcgcttccgcaacaattggtatccgagccaaggttttgtagtatgctctgtgtttgcagcttagtctgatcttacacatcagaaacatttcctaaagcttgtgggtattctgcatttggtggctattaagtagaagctatggcaaaaatgacagaagaaaaaccatccatatcaacaacttccacttcgtacattttgccgaggattggaactgcaaatacgagatttgtagtggaaatttttgatggaacaggtcatttcggcatgtggcaaagtgagcttctagatgccctctttcaacagggtctagatattgccattgaggaagaaaaaccagaaggggttgatgataaagaatggaagaccatcaaccgattggcatgtggtacaattcgatcatgtctttccagagagcagaagtatacattcagtaaagagacttctgcaagtaaattgtggaaagcattggaggagaaatttctgaagaagaacagtcaaaataagttacatatgaagaaaagactgtttcgtttcagttatgttcctggtaccacgatgaacgagcacattaccaattttaatcagctggtggctgatttgttgaatttggatgtgacttttgaagacgaagacttggcgttaatgttgttgggatcgcttccagaggagtttgagtaccttgaaactactttACTTCATGGAAagtcggaagtaactttcaatgaagtaactgctgcattgtatagctatgaactacgccgaaaggataagttgaaaggttcaagtgaagcagcagtggaagcattggtaacaagagatCGTCAgaaaagtcagtctaaggggaagagaagaaagtccaaaggtcgagttgttgccaaagatgaatgttccttttgcaaagaaaaaggacattggaagaaagattgtccaaaattgaagaaaaaagggaagactccgcaagatgcaaatgttgcagaatgcaatagtgaagcagagtcagacttttctcttagtatgacatcttcaacattatatgcagatgagtggatcatggattctggttgttcctatcatatgtgtcccattcgggaatggttctttgaatttcaaaaactagatgaaggggttgtttacatgggtaatgataacacatgtaaaatagccgggataggttcaattaaactgaggagtcatgatggatctactagaattttgcgggatgtacgatatgtcccaaagttgaagaagaatctcatctctttggggtcgttagaatctaaaggcctagttgtgacaatacgagatggagttcttaaagcaacttcaggagcattggtgatgttgaaaggcataagaaagaacaatctgtattactaccaaggtagtacagtggtcgggacaacagcagcagcaatttcgagtaccaagaaggacgctgaggcaacacagctgtggcatatgcgtttgggccatgctggtgaaaaatccttgcaaactctagccaagcaaggattattgaaaggtacaaagacttgcaaacttgaattttgcgagcattgtgttctgggaaaacaacgaagggtgaaatttggcactgggattcacaatactaaaggtattctggattatgtgcattctgatgtatggggaccgtccaagactccatcacttggaggaagacgttattttgtcacctttattgatgatttttccagacgagtttgggtgtttcctatgaagaacaaagatgaggtgcttgaagttttccttaagtggaaaactaaagttgaaaatcagacaggaaggaagattaaggttctccgatcagacaacggtggagaatataaaagcgatccattcctgaagatatgccaagattgtggcatagtaaggcacttcaccgtaggtggaacaccgcaacagaatggggtggcagagcgtatgaatcgaacgcttgtggagaaagttcga
The Gossypium hirsutum isolate 1008001.06 chromosome A07, Gossypium_hirsutum_v2.1, whole genome shotgun sequence genome window above contains:
- the LOC107951824 gene encoding nuclear transcription factor Y subunit B-3, translated to MADSDDESGEQNNNGGNAHSEASGREQDRFLPIANVSRIMKKALPPNAKISKDAKETVQECVSEFISFITGEASDKCQREKRKTINGDDLLWAMMTLGFEEYVEPLKIYLLKYREMEGEKSSMGRGEKDGASGGSSGGASGGGGGGGSVGGGGVGSGGGEFNGGGGMYGGMMMGHHQGHMYSSGGFHHQMNAAVRLR
- the LOC107951825 gene encoding uncharacterized protein, with translation MELGHDQMGPCLFLLKNPVSWVVVLAPLVTSASFLIFGSLSIFFTSTVLILSTVVFILSKSKLKLVVESVEDIHKSVEESSPQIQPEGELNKQNSEDQEGASYDHQIHDCIAKSPDVLSENECVNDDQLSTTEDSEVDWSFRDNRDGTPDWSDDEDSLIEISLPGGQYQPNNKYGSMQQKLPEFMPESIFQQRSLMELLAELNDMNEEENLIEIDISMGSIKYSRFEIEA